Sequence from the Armigeres subalbatus isolate Guangzhou_Male unplaced genomic scaffold, GZ_Asu_2 Contig561, whole genome shotgun sequence genome:
ttgagtgagcattatgaaccctgGGCAGCACACACTAGCTCGATGGACACTCGCCTGTGCtgtggtgcggtcgaagcgaaccacgctattgttggtgttctcgccgcacacaacactgcaactgggtggatggatggcgGCAGGAaggcagcgtctgtgttggtggagacgcacgatggatgatgactgtcggcgtgggacgatgatgcctgcgcctgcgatggacgccgaataaactgcaaagttttgcgtagttgcaaaaccaacgaaatggctacttaactgctacaGCTAAGCACCATTTCCACTCAAacactatgcttcaaaacactttcggaaaaaaccgctacctgtacttcagaaaaaaaccgaatgagaagtagaccgtacgcggacttacaaccgtctcgcacggatgctcgacgtggaatgagtccgaaacggttattaggtcgaaaatggtttggctgaaaatggtttggccgaaagtaaTACACAGCCGTACGGGATATTTTGCTAAACTGGTGATTtagccgaaaaagttgtttgccatGGCCGTACATATACTACGCAAGCACTTATTGGGGGAAGGGTGGTCTGTTGTTTTcctacgcaccatataaataaaaaaaacatttgtatacaAAAATATTATATGGGGGAGGGGGCTCGAAAAACGCAATAAAAtagcttacgtaatatgtgtacgaccccctaACAGATCAAAAAGACCAGTTCAGCCGAATTacactttcggccgaatgtccattTTGGCCAGATGACCCAGTTTAACAGAATAACAACCGATTCGACCAAAGGCCAAACGATATTCTCGGCCAGATGAGCTATTCGGCAAACCGATTTTTTTGGCTGAAGGAAAtgctcgaccaaatgacattttcggcccaaAAACTTTGTGCTTCGGCCAAACTGTTTGGTCGgttaaatgacatattcggcctttGGGTCTTATTGCTTTCTGCCGAAGGATATTTCTCCgttcaaacattttattttaacgagaaattctttggattccACCGGGAAAATTCCCATTtgatttttccattttccatttCTGTCTTAatttttacggagagcttttcgAAACTCCAAGTTGTAGTGTAGATTTTGTGTAGATTTTCATTTAATTAGCTATGATGGAGAGATGAAGAGAGGAATTGCATtcaatcttcggaatttccacggaaatttctGCTGACTTctgcaaatttgaatcggcgggGAAAATTTAAAACGGCGGCGCACTTCCATCGAAGCAAGTTCTTAGAGCGGGATCAATTCCCCTGAGTATTTGAAAATTCTATTTCTGACAGAGACTCAAAAAATTTAATGTGTATCAATAGCAACGACAATTAACAGACTGTCGCTCATCAGTAAAGTTCAATCATATGTTTCTTTTTTGCATTTAATATATCGGAAatgagaaaaggggatcaagtctcgcCTATCgttccaaaatttggaataatctTCTCTATTCGTGAGACTACCCTTGCATCAATCATACCATTACCGTTAATCGTTCTTTGTATACACTTCCAACACCTCTGGTATCGATGCCCATCTCATTTTGCACTTGCGCTTTGTTATTAGTACCTTTAACAATCTGATCAAATCGATTGACTGTTGTACCGGCTTCCATAAGTATGACTGCAGTATCGGAACAGAAGAGCAGTCATAACAAGAGCACGCAACCATGCAACAACTCCTACGTATCATCCAAGCTGTTATTGTGTATGCTATCAGTGCGTTCTACGCGGTTCTGTTTGTGCTCCATACAGGACTCGAGTTCCTTGCGAATCCCTACGACTGGACAACAAGAAAGCGATCTTTGTCTCCCGCCGTACTGGACGACCCTGCTTTCGGAAGACACAAATATGCTGATGTTAACGTGAGTAAATAAACTGTCAAAGGAATGTTATCACATTGAAAGATCTATCTTCTAGGGCTACAAGCTGCATTATGTCGAGGATGGAAATCCTGAAAAACCGCTGATGCTGTTTCTTCATGGATTTCCTGAGTTTTGGTTTAGTTGGCGTCATCagatgaaggaattttcgaaggattatCGAGTGGTAGCACTAGATTTGCGAGGGTATGGGAGATCAAGTGCACCGAATGATCGTGCTGCCTATAAGTTGGATTTGCTGGTTGAAGATGTGAGGAGTTTTGTTGTTATGATGGGTTATGAAAAAGTGATTTTAGTTGGACATGATTGGGGAGCAATCATTGGTTTTCAGTTTGTGCAAAAACACATGGAAATGGTAGATCGGTACATCATGATGGGAGCACCATCGTTAGACGTTTTCAGAAGACTGTTGGCCACCAGTTGGTGCCAATTTCTGATGTCTTGGTATGCATTTTTCTTTTTGATGCCGTGGTTGCCGGAGTTTTATATCAGAGCGAGAGATTTCCATTATATCGAGAAAAATATGGGGGAATTTTTGACGAGTTCGGAACTGGAGGCCTACAAATACACATTTTCGAACAGTGGGTCATTGACGAGAGCGATCGATTACTACAGAGAGAACTTTAGTTTTCTTAGGAAAGAGGAAAAATTGCCAAAAATTGAAAAGTATGCTCCAGGTTTGTATTTGATGGCAGATGACGATAAATTTATAACTATGCAGAGTGGGCAACTGTTGATGCGAAGTATACCTCAATTAAGATGCAGAGTTGTGCCTGGGTCCGGACATTACGTGCAACAGAATCATCCAGTACTCGTTAACAAGATGATCCGCGATTTCCTTGTTTTGtgaaatggtttttttttcctaCTAGCTCTAAGAGTTTATTAGCAAGAATAAAATCTATGTAAGTGCAGTCAACAAAGAAAACTTAGTTTAAATTAATCTAACGCTAGTCCTCGCTCATATGGCGTGTCAGTTGGTCATGTTCACGAATGGCTTCCCGCGTTTGAAGTGATCGTTGCCGCCACATTCGGGCCGCTCGTAGCAAACTTTGTGAATCATCGCCTGCGCCTTCTGTCGATACGGTTGGTTGGTTTTGCATACCGATAACGCCTAGCTCTAAATCAACGTGCTTTTGTGGAAGGCGATcaggaaaatcttttgaatagGATGAATCAGAGCTACTCATACTGGAGCAGGACGTAGATTCACCCCAAACCGTTCGGTGTCTTCGGGTTCGACGGGCTTTTGTTACAATTGTTCCGCAAATCGGTTCACCTGAAGTCAGTTGACTCTTTATTCTAGTAGCGTCTGATTGATTAAAAAGAGGTAACAAAATAGAATTCTTCAGTCTTGGTGTGGTTCATTGCTTGTGATGGGAATTAATTACCAGCCGATGCGGGTCGAGCATCATCTAACAGCTCCACAGTGACGGTTCGTTCTTGATGGCTTGTTGCGGGTCGAAGTTGACGTTCGTTCCAAGCTCCGTCGCCAGCTCCCCGAACATCCCAGCGACCTCGACGTTCGTCATCATTACTCGATGAGCTTGACCTGTACTCGGAACTGGACATGTCGGAATTTTCCTCTCGCGCAACTTCGGAGAATGGAATCTCGTTCAGACAGCGAAGCTGTGGGATATTTTCTTTCAACATGTGACGAAACGATGGGTTTTCCGAAACGAAATTCTCGCGAAGGTCCAACACTTCCAAATTTTCACAAAGTGCGAGAAATGTGCAGCTGCCGAGATCCGTTATACGATTGCTGAAAGTATAAATTAAACGTTTTTTAGGTTTGCAAGACTAGTAGATGGTATCTACCTaattccaatccaaccaaccgcCATTGGGTTTCtagaatttgaattaaattatattttttgttatagATGAAATCccaacaaatatttaaaaaaaattaagtaagAGATGATAAATTCTATTGGAATCCTTAAATTTTACTCCAAAACGAACAAGAAATCTGGTTGGTAAtacataattaaaaaataaacttgAGCTAATCACATAAGTCTTTATAgatgcaaaaataataacaccCTCAGATATAATGGAACGTGCATTGCCTCctgtgtaaataaaaaaaaaaaagaaaatctatAAAAGTTCAAGCCCATATGCATTtttgaatatgaaaaaaaaatactcgaaATAGGggaaatagaaaaagaaatagATCATATCCtaaatttctatttcattcAGTTTTTATAGCTTTAAAATGATCGCCGAAGTTGATTACAGCTTGGTACTAGTGTGATGCATCTGTCCCAAGTTAAGATATCTAACAATAAATCAACTTACCCCTTCAAGCTGATCTTCTTGATCATGGTCAAGTTGGTACACGGTCCTACTTCCTCAATCGTATTATAGTCAGCCACCAGTTCCTCCAACGTTTCCAACCCACTGGTGCCATCCAAATTTTTCAAACTGCACCGACTCACGTTCAGGTAAACAAGCGACGTCATATCGCAACCCAAATCCCTCAAGGTCGTTACAATACTGCCCTCCAATGTAAGCCCCCGCAAATTCGGTATGAAGAACGGAATTCTTTGCAGGCTGGTCATGTGAGATATTACCTTGAGCTTGATTTCGGACACTCGATGCAATTCACTGGTCCCGGCTGCTTGGCGCTATGGATGGAtttacaaaatgaattattcatTCGTCAACATACCTGACCTGGGACCATATTCTTACCAGAAGATCTTCAATTGTTGGTTCCGCTGGGATTACTATCGGATAGTACCTTGTCGGTGCCGGAATAAAAGATCGTTCGAATGGAACGTGTGGAATCATAGCGCGAATGCCATTTCGCGAATTGCGATTATTATTCATCAAATTTCTGATGGCTACAAATTGGTTTTCGCGGTCATTTGCGTTGTTTCTGCGCTCGTCGACGGCCCCCACGAGGGAGTGCTCCTGGGAAACCGGCTCCGACGAAGAACTCGAAGATGGCCTATCGTATGCCGGAATTTGCTGCTCGGGCATACTTGCACTAAAATGGCACGTAGGTGATAATGAAATTCAGCGAATCAATTATCTTCACCAAACTTGactttattttttctggaaCCAAAAGAAATTCAACAAACTACGTCAGTTGTCCGGGCAACCCAAATGCGACCTGTGCCAAGTTACAAGTTGTGTGCTGTTGTGTGCGGTTCAATTGGTTCAGTTCAGTACCCTGCTCGTTGAAAGGGATGACCACGTTGAAAACGTAACAGAAAGGAAATTTTCCGCACGTGGACTATGAAATTGGGTATTGTTATCAAGCTTATGGATGAACCATATCGCGGTTCGATAGGTAtttgttgaaaataaaaattgattgaaTTGATTCGGCTTCAAGTATGTgtccttgaaaacatttttgattATTATTCCATACCAATTGTTTCAATGCTTATATATTAAGACTGGGCTAGTTGGATAGGTACTATCGAAATCGAGATCTGTTTCTAATCTGCTGATCAGATTATTTCACCATATTACGATCTCAAGATTAAGCATATTGTTTTCGTTTGTTATTGTTTGTTCTTTTGTTTTCGAGTAATGCCGATCATCCAGCGCTGGCTGATATGGTCTGATTTATTAAACATTACATACATACGAATTAATCCGATAAACAGTTTGGTAATTAGATATTATACGAAATGAAATGTCCATGCGAAATGTttaggaatttccacgggaattaTTCGGATTATCCACGGGAAATGCTTTGAATTTTTCACGGGAAACTTTTTGGAAGCTctatgggaaattattcggGATTTCCACGAGGAAATTTTGCAATTTCACGGGGAATTATTTTGAAGTTTTACATAAAATCCTCCTGAGTTtatattattaatattatttattcagacataggccgaagtggcctgtacggtatataagagtctgctccattcggctcggtccgtcaccaaccacgcagtttacggaggactcgataatgcccctgaaactagaacgacgcacatcactcgatccatcgtcgcttgtcagtttatccggaaatccgtgttcgtgcaattgctgccatagctgattccgatagattgtatcatatgcggctttgaagtcgatgaatagatgatgtgtgggcacgttgtattcgcggcatttctgcagtacttggcgagtggcgaacacctggtccgacacttgcaaaaaagtttggatattttctccacttacttgcaaaaatggaaaatttccccggatgcttccaaaactcagcttataattttcccacataagccgagacaAACTTCAAAATTAAATACACGATGTTTAAATTATGTATTTCTCAATGAAgctttttccataaaatttgcttcatggcttaccattattttttgccttttacAGTTATCATATGGCTTACCATTTTATTTTGCCATTTATTCTATGTGTTCGATAGCTAGACTGGTTCCCTTGGGTTAAACTCAGAAAATCGCCAAACACAGTTCTTGCTGACGGAATCACTGCCCACAGCTTGTAAATGATAAGCTTGTCACCGATTATCGCGGCTTTCGATACCGTACAGTGAAAACACAAACGTGGATATAGCAAACACTGCACTTTAATCAAAAAACTACTTATTTATTAGATTAACTATCTTATCCTATATTACAGTGACGACGTGACTCACCGGATAACTCCCCGGAATGTTGTCCTCTTTTATTACGACCAAACTGCCCACAGTGACATCCACAGGTGGTTGCCACCATTTGGTGCGAGCCTGAAGTTGAGTAAGGTATTCAGACCTCCACCTTTTCCAAAAATCTTGTAGTCTGCGCTGTGTGGCTTCAAGATCCTTGAGTTTTCCAACAGGAATATGCAACAATTCCTCATCTGGTAAAGCTTGCAAGGCCGATCCTACTAGAAAATGACCAGGGGTTAAGGGTTGCAGGTCCCCGGGATCGTCGGAGAGCTGAGTTAATGGCCTGGAATTCAAGCAGCACTCCACTTGAGCGAGGAGCGTAACCATATCCTCGTAAGTAACTACCGTGTCTCCAAGCACCCGTAACAGATGCACCTTTGCTGCTCGTACCCCCACCAAAGTGGGGTTCGCCGGGTGGAATGAAGTGCCACACCATGCCATCATCAGTGCAATCTTTCGCTACAGCATCGTGATGCTCCTTGGACCTCAACCTTTTGATCAGCTCCTTCATTTGGTTCTTGGCCCCAACAAAGTTGGTGCCATTATCCGAATATAAATTGGAGCACCTCCCACGACGCGAGACAAACCTCCTTAAAGCCTGGATAAATCGCCCGTCGACATGTCCGTCACTAGTTCTAAATGAACCGCCTTGGTCGAAAAACACACGAAAACTGATACATATGCCTTGACTGCTCGCTGTCGATGACCCATTCGAACGAACACTGGACCGAAGTAGTCCACTCCCGAAGATGCGAACGGTCTATTTGGGGTGACTCGAGGGACTGGCACCTCCGTCATAAACTGCCGAATAGCCTTTAGTTTCGTGCGATAACATCGCACACACTGATGATAAATCGTTCTTGCCAAATTTCGTCCACCGAAAGGCCAATATCGTAGACGAATAGTACCCAACATCAGCTGTGGTCCAGCGTGTAAAAGACGATGATGATAATAACACATCAGCAGAGTGGTGAACACATGTCGAGCAGGTAGTACAATTGGATGAGTTGTATAATCTGGCTCTTGGGCTTGACCCATTCGTCCACCAACTCGTAGCATCCCATTGTTTGCCAGGATTGGATGATACCAGCGTAGGGGAGACGGTCGTGGGACTCTTGCTCCCTTAGTTAGGTCGATTGTTGGACTCGAAGTATGACGATATTTTCCGCCTGTTGCAGCTCTTCCGTCGAAATGAAACTAGATGACCTCCGAGAACCAGATTTTGCTTGAAGATTGTGTAAATAACGTCGTATATATGTAGTTGTTTGGATCAAAGTAGTGAAACTGGAAAATCGTGCCACATATTTCGTGATGAAAATctaattttcttttgtggatacCACAAACGCAGCTCGCCTGCGTTCTTCTTCATGTTCTCCGAAAGTGAATTGTTGTTGCATTGGCCAATTCTCCAAAGCTGTACTTAGCCAATAAGGCCCTTCCCACCATAGTTGATTGCTTATAACTTCTTCCGGCCAGATTTCTTGGGATATGAGGTCGGCTGGATTTTGTCCGCCAGGTACGTGTCGCCAGTTGCAGCTTTCCGTCATTGCTTGCACTTTACACACACGGTTGGCGACAAATGTTGCCCATGTCGCCGGAGGTGCTAGCAGCCAACGCAAGACGGTAGTTGAATCTACCCAAAAAAATGATTCTCCGCTGAAGCGAATCGAAGCTTTGATTTTTTGGTGCAGCTCCGCAGCTAGTAGGGCACCACATAACTCCAATCTTGGGATTGATTGGGTTTCTACGTCTTCGCTTCGTAAGTAGGCACAGGCTACAAATGCTTTTTCTCAGgcacctgaaaaaaaaaatgcagttGGGTATTCACCGGTTTTGCTACTATGACCAATCTTTCTATTCGCAGTTTGTTCAAAATGGGAAGCTGCCGATGAAAACGAATCCATTTTTCTGCTACCTTCACAGGAAGTTGAAAAACATCCCATGCTAATTGGTGGTTGTTTTCATCTTGTAAGCGCCACAGAAGCTGCATTGTAAGTTTGGCCTTTGTTATAACCGCTCCGATGAGTCAAAAAGAGTTGCGATTTCGGACAAAACCTTTCGTTTAGTTAATATCGCATCCTCCGTCAATGGAGAGATTCGGAAACTGAACCGCAAAACATCCGTGTTAGGCATCCATACCAAACCAAGCGTCTTCACCGTTGAATTCCATCGATTGTTTGGATTGAACGATTTTCTACAGCTAGATCCTCTAGGACTGTCTCAGAGTTGGAAGCGAACTTTCGTAGGACAAATCCTCCCTTCCTCAATAACTCCTCCAGTTCAATTCTAAGCTTCTTCGCAACGATCGGTTCATCTGCTCCTGTTATAGCGTCGTCCATATAGAAGTCTTCTTTTATAGCCTTCGACGCTAGTGGGAAGTTTTCCTCCTCATCCGTAGCCAGTTGAACCAAAGTCCTTGTGGCTAAGAAAGGCGCTGGTTTCGTGCCATATGTAACGGTACGAAGCTCATAGGTAGATAATGGTTCGTCTGCACGCGACCTCCACAAAATAGACTGGAAACGGCAATTCTCGGGGCAGACTTGTATCTGCCGAAACATTTTTTCTATGTCGGCCACTAGCATGATCTGACGAGTTCGGCTTCGCAGTATTATAGACCTCAAATCATCCTGAATTACAGGACCTGCGAGCAACCCATCGTTGAGGGACAGTCCTGAGGTTGTTTGAGCCGAGGCGTCAAAAACAACCCTCACCTTTGTGGTTGTACTATCCTCCTTCACAACAGGATGATGTGGGAGGTAGCACCGACTTTCTGTTATTTCCGTTCTTGATACCAGTTGCATATGACCCAGGGCCTCGTACTCTTCCAGGAAAGCGCAGTATGCCTCACGTAATTTGTCATCCCTGCCCAAACGCTTCTCCAGTTGCATAAACCTCCTTTCTGCAAGCGACCTGGAACTTCCTAATCTGGCTAACATCTCATCGTTTTTTGGTAAAGACACCGTGTACCGCCCAGAATCATTTCGTTTTACAGTTTTGGAAAAAAGGTCTTCGCATTTCGTTTCCTCGGATGAATACGTGTTTTCCAGTCCAATTTCTTCGCATTTCCAGAATCGTTCAAGTACTTCGTCGAGCCGACTAGAAACCGCTACCTTGCAAAGGACCGATTGAATAGGTCCGCTCACCGGATATCTGCCCGTCACCACCCATCCAAAGGCGGAATCGATCAACGATGGCAAATTGTCACCCAACCGAATACGACGTTCAGATAAGAATGACTCTGCCCCCAGCAGAAGATCAATTCGTTTCCCTTGCTAAAAGTCTGGATCTGCCAATTGGACCCCTTTTGGAATATTCTAGTAAGTGTAAGTGTCGATCACCTAACATACATTTCCATTTGCTGACTGAAGCTCGTCAATCGAGATTGTACTAAGACAGTAATTTTTCCTTGTACCTTGGATGCCACCCCTTGGATACCGATGACCTCTATCGAGCTACCATCTTCCTTAACCGAAAGCTTTTTCCTCAGCTGCTTACTAATTAAGTTGCATTCCGCTGCACTATCCAACAATGCCCTAGCATGTATCTTATGGCCTCGATCATCTTCCATCACCACAACAGCAAATACCttctacgattgaatttcaaatttattatgaaataagaaatacattTTACTTTATCTatcaatttaatcaaaaaatGCGAATGATTTATTCaggctcactttattccccacagtagcaaatatattaagtgtctatatccaattataaacagaaaatcaaaactttgtcttgagaacaaacttttgatttacaattttttttaggcCAGCCaagttgtatgctgtgccaatatggactagttgctgcaataccagaaagaaggcacttcagagaattcaaaataaaattttgaaaatgattctgaagttgcctccgtggtggTACAGTGCCAATGAACTTcatatagaatttctaatattgagacattgcaacaaatgtccaacaaaataatttccaattttagacaaaaatcgttgcagtcttctattgcaacgattagctcctgtacccttagtataaattaggttaagtttagtttaagttgaaaacattgtaattcctacgtggttcaattcaaccagaggaaaaatcctaattgacagaggcaattgaaatgtattaataataactaaaaatgtcgagtcgagtcaagtacgagacactgaagacgaccacacagttgtggtcgaaataggtatctgcaaagatatcgaaataattggtgaaattaaatggagttacttaactcgtcttagacgaaagagcttaacatattttttccaactaaaaatgtaacatagcaaataaggatgatagtgttaagaaaacacggaacacctagtctaagggACGAATGcctgtattagataattagcaaataaaattagttaaaaaaaagcaTGGCGAGGAATGGTGAAGATGTACCTAAAGCTGACAAGGCAATGCATGACGAAGAACTTTCGCTCTTAATATCATAGAGGCGTAACtacattgatcgatttctcttcggcGAAGTAATCTCTTTAACACTGTAGTAGTGTAGTGAATAGCAATTCTTTACCGTGCATTTAATGGTTTGGCATCTTCAAGACTGATTACATCtatagaggtgagccagccaagggctgaaaacctctttaataaagacgataataataacaataataactgATTACATCTTGTAccgaatcaaataaaaaatcacgattgtagcttttgaaacagttGAGTTATAAACGGAATATAAAATCGATGGAAAAAagatcgatcaatacagttacgcccttgTGATTCCCGTGAAAGCTTCTACAAACAGAAGAGGGGTGCACCCGATGGGAAATCCtttatcaccgtttttgtgtgaatttggaggacaacccACAGGGACAATGAGTACTATCCGACAtatggtggagatacgtcgacgacAATTTCGGCATCATCAACCGGGAGGATCTACccagaattttggaattttggactccgcaaatgctccgattgaatagagttcgccgacgTACCAAagtgactatctacaaaacgcttattagaccggtagttctctacgaacAGAGAACTGgacgtggaggaccaacgcgcacggGAAGTTTTGAAAGGAAATGCGTACCATGGCAGATGGCGgccggtacgtggaggaggcgaatgaaccatgagttgcatcagctgttgggagagccATTGGTATTCTATTTGACACTTCCGCTTACATTTTATCGATGGTTTAGCGATGATGGGAATCGAGCCCAAGCCCATACGCTTATGAGGTGAACGTGTGACCGGCTACGCCTTTATTTGTACTTTTTTTATGAGCAATTTGCCATAAAATATTGCACTTGCACGATAAAGGCACTAACACCGGAAGGAGGGTAAATCAGGGACTTTTTATAAGTCATATTTAACCATTATAGACACACGTTTTGGAACTaagcaaaaaattgaaatgtcgaACTTTTACAAGAAGGCCTGCGCAGCGAGCAATGTGGGACGATCAGATCGAAGATGATTTGCAATTTTGCAATCTCCATAAcagtagactgcgtggttggcggaGACGTGGTTGCCTCTGTGGGTCAAACGGAACGAAGACGACTTTTACGACGACGTGTGTATATTGGGTAGGgaggggcaagatgggtcgcctagggcatttattttacctttttaatttatttttactttttcataACTTGTATGCCAAGGGTATGAGATAACGAAAATTCCACTTTCAATATCTTTTAGGGTCATTAAAGAAAaagtctatttttctgtcaataatAAAAAGTCGGAGTTAGATGAATTAAACAGCGGGGCAAAATGGTTGGGTTGTTTTTGTTCACAATATCAAATCACACACAGATAGCCAATGATTTAATGGCATAAAAAAATCCATgttttgatgaaaattttttattacatttaaaaaaaagtctgcAATTTCAGTTTCTTCATAAGAAACATAGATGAAAAATACTTTAACTAGCCAAATTCTACCCATTTTGGTTTATTCTTAAATCGAGCGACAATAGAGTGAAACCAAATTATTCTTCTTACAAAGGCATAACCTGTGCATTGAAATGAATACGattctttttatagaaggcctggATAACCATAGTGATTTAATATTTGATTATTTAAGTAATAAGTACCGAAATATTTCCTCTATTTTTCCTGACTTACTGATTTCCCGTAAGAGATAAGAACAAAACGTGTGTAtataatattttgatattttttattctGTGGCCAGCGAGTTTGGAGCAAGATCGATGGTGGAACATTATGAGTTTGTGTCACAAAAAGCAAAGTTGACAAACAAATATGTCAACTTTTTCTATACGTCAGATTCAAATCTGGTTTAAAATGgttatttctattattttttcttctatttattgaacggctactcagtcctacaattttcacaacgattttattattt
This genomic interval carries:
- the LOC134204407 gene encoding epoxide hydrolase 4-like, with product MQQLLRIIQAVIVYAISAFYAVLFVLHTGLEFLANPYDWTTRKRSLSPAVLDDPAFGRHKYADVNGYKLHYVEDGNPEKPLMLFLHGFPEFWFSWRHQMKEFSKDYRVVALDLRGYGRSSAPNDRAAYKLDLLVEDVRSFVVMMGYEKVILVGHDWGAIIGFQFVQKHMEMVDRYIMMGAPSLDVFRRLLATSWCQFLMSWYAFFFLMPWLPEFYIRARDFHYIEKNMGEFLTSSELEAYKYTFSNSGSLTRAIDYYRENFSFLRKEEKLPKIEKYAPGLYLMADDDKFITMQSGQLLMRSIPQLRCRVVPGSGHYVQQNHPVLVNKMIRDFLVL
- the LOC134204396 gene encoding uncharacterized protein LOC134204396 encodes the protein MQLEKRLGRDDKLREAYCAFLEEYEALGHMQLVSRTEITESRCYLPHHPVVKEDSTTTKVRVVFDASAQTTSGLSLNDGLLAGPVIQDDLRSIILRSRTRQIMLVADIEKMFRQIQVCPENCRFQSILWRSRADEPLSTYELRTVTYGTKPAPFLATRTLVQLATDEEENFPLASKAIKEDFYMDDAITGADEPIVAKKLRIELEELLRKGGFVLRKFASNSETVLEDLAVENRSIQTIDGIQR
- the LOC134204406 gene encoding uncharacterized protein LOC134204406, translated to MPEQQIPAYDRPSSSSSSEPVSQEHSLVGAVDERRNNANDRENQFVAIRNLMNNNRNSRNGIRAMIPHVPFERSFIPAPTRYYPIVIPAEPTIEDLLRQAAGTSELHRVSEIKLKVISHMTSLQRIPFFIPNLRGLTLEGSIVTTLRDLGCDMTSLVYLNVSRCSLKNLDGTSGLETLEELVADYNTIEEVGPCTNLTMIKKISLKGNRITDLGSCTFLALCENLEVLDLRENFVSENPSFRHMLKENIPQLRCLNEIPFSEVAREENSDMSSSEYRSSSSSNDDERRGRWDVRGAGDGAWNERQLRPATSHQERTVTVELLDDARPASADATRIKSQLTSGEPICGTIVTKARRTRRHRTVWGESTSCSSMSSSDSSYSKDFPDRLPQKHVDLELGVIGMQNQPTVSTEGAGDDSQSLLRAARMWRQRSLQTREAIREHDQLTRHMSED